The Denticeps clupeoides chromosome 5, fDenClu1.1, whole genome shotgun sequence genome includes a region encoding these proteins:
- the gorasp2 gene encoding Golgi reassembly-stacking protein 2 — protein sequence MGGSQSVEIPGGGSEGYHVLRVQENSPGHRAGLEPFFDFIVSINNTRLNKDNDTLKDLLKANVEKPVKMLVYSSKTLELRECTVTPSNMWGGQGLLGVSIRFCSFEGANENVWHVLEVEPNSPAALAGLRPHTDYIIGADTVMNESEDLFSLIETHEGKGLKLYVYNTDTDNCREVVITPNSAWGGEGSLGCGIGYGYLHRIPTRPFEEGKKISFPGHVSNEPASPLKDGFTEVQLSAVTPPPFTPSAPTGLEDSLSGLTLASAPPSVPSELHTGLPTVPLLPTQVSPSLTSVPGVNPATTLPGLMPLPGGLPPLPNLPNLNIPLPDLSAVSLAGISRTPQTTPGLPTLPPLASLPPLNLPGMTPLPMPTMLPSTLSSTLPPIPGVSSVSLSGVSLPSVTLPHSTFAPPVAPAPEQTPALILDATTSSIPSAGSAAMTESAVATDTLARETMQEAQPSAESS from the exons ATGGGGGGGTCACAGAGCGTCGAGATTCCCGGTGGCGGGTCGGAGGGCTATCACGTCCTCAGA gtTCAGGAGAATTCCCCTGGACACCGTGCAGGACTTGAGCCCTTCTTTGATTTCATCGTCTCTATTAACAACACAAGGCTG AACAAAGATAACGATACACTGAAGGACCTCCTTAAAGCCAATGTGGAGAAGCCAGTGAAGATGCTGGTCTACAGTAGTAAGACCTTGGAGCTCAGGGAATGCACTGTAACCCCCAGCAACATGTGGGGTGGCCAGGGCCTACTGGGGGTCAGCATTCGTTTCTGCAGCTTTGAGGGAGCCAATGAAAATGTCTGGCATGTGCTG GAGGTCGAGCCTAATTCTCCGGCAGCTTTAGCAGGTTTGAGGCCACACACAGACTACATTATTGGTGCGGACACTGTTATGAATGAG TCGGAGGACCTCTTCTCTCTTATAGAGACCCACGAGGGCAAAGGCCTGAAACTATATGTCTACAACACCGACACCGATAACTGCAGAGAGGTGGTCATCACCCCCAATAGTGCCTGGGGTGGAGAAGGCAG TCTGGGCTGTGGAATTGGATACGGCTATCTGCACCGAATCCCCACCCGCCCGTttgaggagggaaaaaagatCAGCTTCCCAGGACATGTTTCCAATGAACCCGCCAGCCCTCTGAAAGATGGTTTTACAGAG GTTCAGCTTTCGGCCGTAACTCCGCCCCCATTTACACCCTCTGCCCCGACAGGCCTTGAGGACAGCCTGTCTGGCCTGACTCTTGCCTCGGCTCCACCCTCTGTGCCAAGTGAGCTGCACACAG GTCTGCCCACTGTACCCTTGCTGCCCACTCAGGTCAGCCCATCTCTGACTTCTGTGCCTGGGGTTAACCCTGCAACTACACTGCCTG GTTTGATGCCATTACCTGGAGGCCTGCCTCCTCTCCCTAACCTGCCCAACCTGAACATCCCGCTGCCAGACCTCAGCGCGGTCTCATTAGCAGGGATCAGCAGAACGCCCCAGACCACCCCAG GTTTGCCGACCCTGCCTCCTTTGGCATCTCTTCCTCCACTGAATTTGCCTGGCATGACCCCTCTACCCATGCCTACCATGCTTCCTTCCACCCTCTCCTCTACGCTGCCACCCATCCCCGGCGTTTCCTCTGTTAGCCTGTCCGGGGTTAGCCTTCCCTCTGTGACCCTACCCCACTCCACTTTTGCGCCACCAGTTGCCCCAGCACCTGAGCAGACCCCTGCTCTGATTCTAGATGCCACCACTTCGTCCATACCCTCTGCCGGCTCAGCGGCCATGACGGAGAGTGCCGTCGCCACGGATACATTAGCACGGGAGACGATGCAGGAAGCCCAGCCGTCTGCAGAGTCATCATAA
- the LOC114789773 gene encoding CAP-Gly domain-containing linker protein 4-like has translation MSHRGPAERSPGPPWWTGGDSAEEDREVAARAVQLVVAGVRRGAVHLCSSVAELLRENLRLRRTVEAQRICLSDLRCVCSERCRGQISLSPGSSLRSSPSYTPSLYQDSSASRSDSSGRGSLSFGSPSPSLPPLAHSQLSPDAAQERLVSFLSCMEEWSGRSPVLPSPPSVPRRRDRDTPYPVAVLERGGGGVESEHHTPDSGTNAPRRKHKQKKKHPNRVYPEEEPAESESQTEQNPKHEPCAEPDPTCSTDPDTDPPLNQNPDSNYNDEPQCCQARAHSDSDRDLDSNPESGSAAKQNTQAVETSGGSRKRQPLRMGDRVLVLEGRRAGVVQFIGCRDSDHPGHVIIGLELDTGSGDNDGSWKGKRYFTCPPNHGLFTTSEQIKKISRKSGPERQRTVQPQLSSSRSYQEAKPALRRNGKTV, from the exons ATGAGCCACCGGGGGCCGGCGGAGCGGAGTCCGGGACCGCCGTGGTGGACAG GAGGCGACTCCGCAGAGGAGGACCGCGAGGTCGCGGCCCGGGCGGTCCAGCTGGTGGTCGCCGGCGTCCGGAGGGGAGCGGTGCACCTCTGCTCCAGCGTCGCCGAGCTGCTGCGGGAAAACCTGCG CCTGCGCAGGACCGTGGAGGCCCAGCGCATCTGTCTCAGTgacctcaggtgtgtgtgttcagagagGTGCAGAGGTCAGATCAGCCTCTCACCCGGATCGTCCCTCCGTTCCTCTCCCTCGTACACGCCTTCGCTGTATCAG GACAGCAGCGCCTCGCGCTCTGACAGCTCCGGCCGAGGAAGCTTGTCTTTTGGATCCCCCTCCCCGAGTCTGCCGCCATTGGCTCATTCCCAGCTGAGCCCTGATGCAGCCCAGGAGAGACTG GTTTCTTTCCTGTCCTGCATGGAGGAGTGGTCTGGAAGGTCTCCAGTTCTGCCCTCCCCTCCCTCTGTACCTCGCAGGAGGGACAGGGACACTCCGTACCCAGTAGCTGTACtagagagaggtggaggaggggtggagagCGAGCACCACACCCCGGATTCAGGAACCAATGCACCCAGACGGAAACACAAG caaaagaAGAAACATCCCAACAGGGTTTATCCTGAGGAGGAACCAGCAGAAAGCGAATCCCAGACGGAACAGAACCCTAAACACGAGCCATGCGCTGAGCCTGATCCTACATGTAGCACAGATCCAGACACTGACCCCCCACTTAATCAGAACCCGGATTCGAACTATAATGATGAGCCTCAGTGTTGCCAAGCCAGAGCTCATTCTGACAGTGACCGTGACCTTGACTCAAACCCAGAGTCGGGCTCTGCAGCCAAACAGAACACGCAGGCAGTGGAGACCAGCGGCGGCAGCAG aaaGAGACAGCCCCTAAGAATGGGTGACCGTGTGCTTGTGCTGGAAGGAAGAAGGGCAGGGGTGGTCCAATTTATCGGCTGTCGGGACAGTGACCACCCTGGACATGTCATCATCGGATTGGAGTTGGACACAGGCT CTGGAGATAATGACGGGAGCTGGAAAGGGAAAAGATACTTCACATGTCCACCAAATCATGGGCTCTTCACCACCTCTGAACAAATTAAGAAG ATATCTCGGAAGAGTGGCCCTGAGAGACAGCGCACTGTACAACCACAGCTCAGCTCCAGCCGCTCGTACCAAGAGGCAAAACCTGCTCTGCGACGAAACGGCAAAACAGTCTGA
- the tlk1b gene encoding serine/threonine-protein kinase tousled-like 1-B isoform X2, with amino-acid sequence MAARRGSEARPPGGMEELHSLDPRRQELLEARFMGMASGSTGGSTGSASGGAKALTNNESSNHSFGSLGSSSDKESENSDMRRGSSPAYSTPEKKHSESSRGRKRKADNQSESSQGKSSGRGGPKISDYFDSQGGNGSSPGRGLPPVLRSPQNSHSHSAPGTIIRQNSSSPTSLCFGDHTAPHRQLCGKSVQTDLTVLKLAALESNKSQDLEKKEGRIDDLLRANCDLRRQIDEQQKLLEKYKERLNKCITMSKKLLIEKSTQEKQSCREKSMQDRLRLGHFTTVRHGASYTEQWSDGYAFQNLIKQQEWVNQQREDIERQRKLLAKRKPPSTPSSQSPTPYAEAKQRKAKAVNGADNDPFLKPTLPTLLTLAEYHEQEEIFKLRLGHLKKEEAEIQAELERLERVRNLHIRELKRINNEDSSQFKDHPTLNERYLLLHLLGRGGFSEVYKAFDLFEQRYAAVKIHQLNKNWREEKKENYHKHACREYRIHKQLDHPRIVKLYDYFSLDTDTFCTVLEFCEGNDLDFYLKQHKLMSEKEARSIVMQIVNALRYLNEIKPPIIHYDLKPGNILLVDGTACGEIKITDFGLSKIMDDDNYGVDGMDLTSQGAGTYWYLPPECFVVGKEPPKISNKVDVWSVGVIFFQCLYGRKPFGHNQSQQDILQENTILKATEVQFPVKPVASNEAKAFIRRCLAYRKEDRFDVHQLGSDSYLLPHMRRSNSSGNLQAPPSSPASSGIISY; translated from the exons ATGGCTGCGCGCCGTGGAAGTGAAGCCCGTCCTCCAG GTGGGATGGAGGAGCTGCACTCTCTGGACCCACGCAGACAGGAGCTGCTGGAGGCCCGATTCATGGGCATGGCCAGCGGCAGCACCGGAGGGAGCACCGGCAGCGCCAGCGGGGGGGCTAAA GCGCTGACCAATAACGAGTCCTCCAATCACAGTTTCGGCAGCCTGGGCTCATCCAGTGACAAGGAATCAGAG AACTCGGACATGAGGCGAGGAAGCTCTCCTGCCTACTCG ACTCCAGAGAAGAAGCACTCAGAATCCTCAAGAGGAAGGAAGAGGAAAGCTGACAACCAGTCAGAGAGCAGCCAAG GGAAGTCTTCGGGACGAGGAGGACCTAAAATCAGTGACTATTTTGAC tctcAGGGAGGAAACGGTTCCAGTCCAGGCAGGGGCCTCCCCCCTGTGCTGCGCTCCCCCCAGAACTCACATTCCCACTCTGCACCTGGCACCATT ATCAGACAAAACAGTTCCTCCCCAACCAGCTTGTGCTTTGGGGACCACACGGCCCCTCACAGACAGCTCTGCGGCAAAAGTGTCCAA ACTGATCTGACTGTACTAAAGCTTGCTGCCCTTGAAAGCAACAAAAGCCAGGACCTGGAGAAAAAGGAGGGCAGGATTGATGATCTGCTCAGG gccAACTGTGACCTCAGGAGACAGATAGATGAACAGCAGAAACTTCTAGAGAAATATAAGGAGCGCTTGAACAAGTGCATCACCATGAGTAAAAAGCTACTGATAGAGAAG AGCACACAGGAGAAGCAGTCCTGTAGAGAGAAGAGCATGCAGGACCGACTTCGTTTGGGCCACTTTACCACTGTCAGACACGGAGCCTCATATACGGAGCAGTGGAGCGATGGATATGCCTTCCAGAATCTCATCAA GCAGCAAGAGTGGGTGAACCAGCAGCGGGAAGACATTGAGAGGCAGCGGAAGCTTCTAGCAAAACGCAAACCTCCGAGCACTCCCTCCTCCCAGAGCCCCACCCCATATGCTGAGGCCAAGCAGAGAAAAGCCAAAGCTGTAAATGGAGCCGATAACGACCCCTTCCTAAAACCCACCCTACCCACACT GTTGACTCTGGCAGAATACCATGAGCAGGAGGAGATATTCAAACTGCGGCTTGGGCATCTCAAAAAG GAAGAGGCAGAGATACAAGCTGAGCTGGAACGCTTGGAGCGAGTGCGGAACCTCCACATCCGAGAGTTGAAGAGAATCAACAATGAGGACAGCTCCCA GTTCAAAGATCACCCCACCCTGAACGAGCGTTATCTGCTGCTCCACCTGCTGGGCAGAGGGGGCTTCAGTGAGGTGTACAAG GCCTTTGACCTGTTTGAGCAGCGCTACGCCGCAGTGAAAATCCACCAGCTCAACAAGAActggagagaggagaagaaagaaaactaCCACAA GCATGCCTGCCGGGAATACAGAATCCACAAGCAGCTGGACCATCCCCGAATTGTTAAGCTGTATGACTACTTCTCCCTGGATACGGACAC GTTCTGCACAGTTCTGGAGTTTTGTGAGGGGAACGATCTAGATTTCTACTTGAAGCAGCACAAGCTGATGTCTGAGAAGGAGGCTCGTTCTATTGTCATGCAGATTGTAAATGCACTGAGATACCTGAATGAGATCAAACCACCAATCATCCATTATGACCTTAAACCAG GGAACATCCTGCTTGTAGATGGCACAGCATGTGGGGAAATAAAGATCACAGACTTCGGCCTGTCCAAGATCATGGACGATGATAACTATGGAGTGGATGGCATGGACCTCACCTCCCAGGGAGCAGGCACCTACTG gTATTTGCCTCCAGAGTGTTTTGTGGTTGGCAAAGAACCCCCAAAGATCTCAAACAAAGTGGACGTGTGGTCTGTGGGTGTCATATTCTTCCAGTGTCTGTATGGAcgcaag CCATTTGGCCATAACCAATCACAACAGGATATTTTGCAAGAGAACACCATCCTTAAAGCCACAGAGGTGCAGTTTCCAGTCAAACCCGTCGCCAGTAACGAGGCCAAG GCATTTATCCGGCGCTGTCTGGCCTACAGGAAGGAAGACCGCTTTGATGTGCACCAGCTGGGCAGTGACTCGTACCTCCTGCCTCACATGAGGCGGTCCAATTCGTCAGGAAACCtgcaggccccgccctccaGCCCCGCCTCCTCTGGCATCATCTCTTACTGA
- the tlk1b gene encoding serine/threonine-protein kinase tousled-like 1-B isoform X1: MSVQSSGGSSGSLEGAPSWSQLSSSPTPGSIPQPRICAPVKAREGGMEELHSLDPRRQELLEARFMGMASGSTGGSTGSASGGAKALTNNESSNHSFGSLGSSSDKESENSDMRRGSSPAYSTPEKKHSESSRGRKRKADNQSESSQGKSSGRGGPKISDYFDSQGGNGSSPGRGLPPVLRSPQNSHSHSAPGTIIRQNSSSPTSLCFGDHTAPHRQLCGKSVQTDLTVLKLAALESNKSQDLEKKEGRIDDLLRANCDLRRQIDEQQKLLEKYKERLNKCITMSKKLLIEKSTQEKQSCREKSMQDRLRLGHFTTVRHGASYTEQWSDGYAFQNLIKQQEWVNQQREDIERQRKLLAKRKPPSTPSSQSPTPYAEAKQRKAKAVNGADNDPFLKPTLPTLLTLAEYHEQEEIFKLRLGHLKKEEAEIQAELERLERVRNLHIRELKRINNEDSSQFKDHPTLNERYLLLHLLGRGGFSEVYKAFDLFEQRYAAVKIHQLNKNWREEKKENYHKHACREYRIHKQLDHPRIVKLYDYFSLDTDTFCTVLEFCEGNDLDFYLKQHKLMSEKEARSIVMQIVNALRYLNEIKPPIIHYDLKPGNILLVDGTACGEIKITDFGLSKIMDDDNYGVDGMDLTSQGAGTYWYLPPECFVVGKEPPKISNKVDVWSVGVIFFQCLYGRKPFGHNQSQQDILQENTILKATEVQFPVKPVASNEAKAFIRRCLAYRKEDRFDVHQLGSDSYLLPHMRRSNSSGNLQAPPSSPASSGIISY; encoded by the exons ATGAGTGTCCAAAGTAGCGGTGGCAGCAGTGGAAGTTTGGAGGGAGCGCCAtcttggtcccagctctcttcgtCTCCGACGCCGGGCTCGATCCCTCAGCCGCGTATCTGTGCGCCGGTGAAGGCCAGAGAAG GTGGGATGGAGGAGCTGCACTCTCTGGACCCACGCAGACAGGAGCTGCTGGAGGCCCGATTCATGGGCATGGCCAGCGGCAGCACCGGAGGGAGCACCGGCAGCGCCAGCGGGGGGGCTAAA GCGCTGACCAATAACGAGTCCTCCAATCACAGTTTCGGCAGCCTGGGCTCATCCAGTGACAAGGAATCAGAG AACTCGGACATGAGGCGAGGAAGCTCTCCTGCCTACTCG ACTCCAGAGAAGAAGCACTCAGAATCCTCAAGAGGAAGGAAGAGGAAAGCTGACAACCAGTCAGAGAGCAGCCAAG GGAAGTCTTCGGGACGAGGAGGACCTAAAATCAGTGACTATTTTGAC tctcAGGGAGGAAACGGTTCCAGTCCAGGCAGGGGCCTCCCCCCTGTGCTGCGCTCCCCCCAGAACTCACATTCCCACTCTGCACCTGGCACCATT ATCAGACAAAACAGTTCCTCCCCAACCAGCTTGTGCTTTGGGGACCACACGGCCCCTCACAGACAGCTCTGCGGCAAAAGTGTCCAA ACTGATCTGACTGTACTAAAGCTTGCTGCCCTTGAAAGCAACAAAAGCCAGGACCTGGAGAAAAAGGAGGGCAGGATTGATGATCTGCTCAGG gccAACTGTGACCTCAGGAGACAGATAGATGAACAGCAGAAACTTCTAGAGAAATATAAGGAGCGCTTGAACAAGTGCATCACCATGAGTAAAAAGCTACTGATAGAGAAG AGCACACAGGAGAAGCAGTCCTGTAGAGAGAAGAGCATGCAGGACCGACTTCGTTTGGGCCACTTTACCACTGTCAGACACGGAGCCTCATATACGGAGCAGTGGAGCGATGGATATGCCTTCCAGAATCTCATCAA GCAGCAAGAGTGGGTGAACCAGCAGCGGGAAGACATTGAGAGGCAGCGGAAGCTTCTAGCAAAACGCAAACCTCCGAGCACTCCCTCCTCCCAGAGCCCCACCCCATATGCTGAGGCCAAGCAGAGAAAAGCCAAAGCTGTAAATGGAGCCGATAACGACCCCTTCCTAAAACCCACCCTACCCACACT GTTGACTCTGGCAGAATACCATGAGCAGGAGGAGATATTCAAACTGCGGCTTGGGCATCTCAAAAAG GAAGAGGCAGAGATACAAGCTGAGCTGGAACGCTTGGAGCGAGTGCGGAACCTCCACATCCGAGAGTTGAAGAGAATCAACAATGAGGACAGCTCCCA GTTCAAAGATCACCCCACCCTGAACGAGCGTTATCTGCTGCTCCACCTGCTGGGCAGAGGGGGCTTCAGTGAGGTGTACAAG GCCTTTGACCTGTTTGAGCAGCGCTACGCCGCAGTGAAAATCCACCAGCTCAACAAGAActggagagaggagaagaaagaaaactaCCACAA GCATGCCTGCCGGGAATACAGAATCCACAAGCAGCTGGACCATCCCCGAATTGTTAAGCTGTATGACTACTTCTCCCTGGATACGGACAC GTTCTGCACAGTTCTGGAGTTTTGTGAGGGGAACGATCTAGATTTCTACTTGAAGCAGCACAAGCTGATGTCTGAGAAGGAGGCTCGTTCTATTGTCATGCAGATTGTAAATGCACTGAGATACCTGAATGAGATCAAACCACCAATCATCCATTATGACCTTAAACCAG GGAACATCCTGCTTGTAGATGGCACAGCATGTGGGGAAATAAAGATCACAGACTTCGGCCTGTCCAAGATCATGGACGATGATAACTATGGAGTGGATGGCATGGACCTCACCTCCCAGGGAGCAGGCACCTACTG gTATTTGCCTCCAGAGTGTTTTGTGGTTGGCAAAGAACCCCCAAAGATCTCAAACAAAGTGGACGTGTGGTCTGTGGGTGTCATATTCTTCCAGTGTCTGTATGGAcgcaag CCATTTGGCCATAACCAATCACAACAGGATATTTTGCAAGAGAACACCATCCTTAAAGCCACAGAGGTGCAGTTTCCAGTCAAACCCGTCGCCAGTAACGAGGCCAAG GCATTTATCCGGCGCTGTCTGGCCTACAGGAAGGAAGACCGCTTTGATGTGCACCAGCTGGGCAGTGACTCGTACCTCCTGCCTCACATGAGGCGGTCCAATTCGTCAGGAAACCtgcaggccccgccctccaGCCCCGCCTCCTCTGGCATCATCTCTTACTGA
- the tlk1b gene encoding serine/threonine-protein kinase tousled-like 1-B isoform X3 produces MEELHSLDPRRQELLEARFMGMASGSTGGSTGSASGGAKALTNNESSNHSFGSLGSSSDKESENSDMRRGSSPAYSTPEKKHSESSRGRKRKADNQSESSQGKSSGRGGPKISDYFDSQGGNGSSPGRGLPPVLRSPQNSHSHSAPGTIIRQNSSSPTSLCFGDHTAPHRQLCGKSVQTDLTVLKLAALESNKSQDLEKKEGRIDDLLRANCDLRRQIDEQQKLLEKYKERLNKCITMSKKLLIEKSTQEKQSCREKSMQDRLRLGHFTTVRHGASYTEQWSDGYAFQNLIKQQEWVNQQREDIERQRKLLAKRKPPSTPSSQSPTPYAEAKQRKAKAVNGADNDPFLKPTLPTLLTLAEYHEQEEIFKLRLGHLKKEEAEIQAELERLERVRNLHIRELKRINNEDSSQFKDHPTLNERYLLLHLLGRGGFSEVYKAFDLFEQRYAAVKIHQLNKNWREEKKENYHKHACREYRIHKQLDHPRIVKLYDYFSLDTDTFCTVLEFCEGNDLDFYLKQHKLMSEKEARSIVMQIVNALRYLNEIKPPIIHYDLKPGNILLVDGTACGEIKITDFGLSKIMDDDNYGVDGMDLTSQGAGTYWYLPPECFVVGKEPPKISNKVDVWSVGVIFFQCLYGRKPFGHNQSQQDILQENTILKATEVQFPVKPVASNEAKAFIRRCLAYRKEDRFDVHQLGSDSYLLPHMRRSNSSGNLQAPPSSPASSGIISY; encoded by the exons ATGGAGGAGCTGCACTCTCTGGACCCACGCAGACAGGAGCTGCTGGAGGCCCGATTCATGGGCATGGCCAGCGGCAGCACCGGAGGGAGCACCGGCAGCGCCAGCGGGGGGGCTAAA GCGCTGACCAATAACGAGTCCTCCAATCACAGTTTCGGCAGCCTGGGCTCATCCAGTGACAAGGAATCAGAG AACTCGGACATGAGGCGAGGAAGCTCTCCTGCCTACTCG ACTCCAGAGAAGAAGCACTCAGAATCCTCAAGAGGAAGGAAGAGGAAAGCTGACAACCAGTCAGAGAGCAGCCAAG GGAAGTCTTCGGGACGAGGAGGACCTAAAATCAGTGACTATTTTGAC tctcAGGGAGGAAACGGTTCCAGTCCAGGCAGGGGCCTCCCCCCTGTGCTGCGCTCCCCCCAGAACTCACATTCCCACTCTGCACCTGGCACCATT ATCAGACAAAACAGTTCCTCCCCAACCAGCTTGTGCTTTGGGGACCACACGGCCCCTCACAGACAGCTCTGCGGCAAAAGTGTCCAA ACTGATCTGACTGTACTAAAGCTTGCTGCCCTTGAAAGCAACAAAAGCCAGGACCTGGAGAAAAAGGAGGGCAGGATTGATGATCTGCTCAGG gccAACTGTGACCTCAGGAGACAGATAGATGAACAGCAGAAACTTCTAGAGAAATATAAGGAGCGCTTGAACAAGTGCATCACCATGAGTAAAAAGCTACTGATAGAGAAG AGCACACAGGAGAAGCAGTCCTGTAGAGAGAAGAGCATGCAGGACCGACTTCGTTTGGGCCACTTTACCACTGTCAGACACGGAGCCTCATATACGGAGCAGTGGAGCGATGGATATGCCTTCCAGAATCTCATCAA GCAGCAAGAGTGGGTGAACCAGCAGCGGGAAGACATTGAGAGGCAGCGGAAGCTTCTAGCAAAACGCAAACCTCCGAGCACTCCCTCCTCCCAGAGCCCCACCCCATATGCTGAGGCCAAGCAGAGAAAAGCCAAAGCTGTAAATGGAGCCGATAACGACCCCTTCCTAAAACCCACCCTACCCACACT GTTGACTCTGGCAGAATACCATGAGCAGGAGGAGATATTCAAACTGCGGCTTGGGCATCTCAAAAAG GAAGAGGCAGAGATACAAGCTGAGCTGGAACGCTTGGAGCGAGTGCGGAACCTCCACATCCGAGAGTTGAAGAGAATCAACAATGAGGACAGCTCCCA GTTCAAAGATCACCCCACCCTGAACGAGCGTTATCTGCTGCTCCACCTGCTGGGCAGAGGGGGCTTCAGTGAGGTGTACAAG GCCTTTGACCTGTTTGAGCAGCGCTACGCCGCAGTGAAAATCCACCAGCTCAACAAGAActggagagaggagaagaaagaaaactaCCACAA GCATGCCTGCCGGGAATACAGAATCCACAAGCAGCTGGACCATCCCCGAATTGTTAAGCTGTATGACTACTTCTCCCTGGATACGGACAC GTTCTGCACAGTTCTGGAGTTTTGTGAGGGGAACGATCTAGATTTCTACTTGAAGCAGCACAAGCTGATGTCTGAGAAGGAGGCTCGTTCTATTGTCATGCAGATTGTAAATGCACTGAGATACCTGAATGAGATCAAACCACCAATCATCCATTATGACCTTAAACCAG GGAACATCCTGCTTGTAGATGGCACAGCATGTGGGGAAATAAAGATCACAGACTTCGGCCTGTCCAAGATCATGGACGATGATAACTATGGAGTGGATGGCATGGACCTCACCTCCCAGGGAGCAGGCACCTACTG gTATTTGCCTCCAGAGTGTTTTGTGGTTGGCAAAGAACCCCCAAAGATCTCAAACAAAGTGGACGTGTGGTCTGTGGGTGTCATATTCTTCCAGTGTCTGTATGGAcgcaag CCATTTGGCCATAACCAATCACAACAGGATATTTTGCAAGAGAACACCATCCTTAAAGCCACAGAGGTGCAGTTTCCAGTCAAACCCGTCGCCAGTAACGAGGCCAAG GCATTTATCCGGCGCTGTCTGGCCTACAGGAAGGAAGACCGCTTTGATGTGCACCAGCTGGGCAGTGACTCGTACCTCCTGCCTCACATGAGGCGGTCCAATTCGTCAGGAAACCtgcaggccccgccctccaGCCCCGCCTCCTCTGGCATCATCTCTTACTGA